The following proteins come from a genomic window of Lolium rigidum isolate FL_2022 chromosome 5, APGP_CSIRO_Lrig_0.1, whole genome shotgun sequence:
- the LOC124655027 gene encoding dicarboxylate transporter 2.1, chloroplastic-like: MERLRIAVSHRPPPLLPAPNHLRRRQLSLPAPLPLQLASSSLSSRHHLAPAPRRHTPPLLASQTPSPNPDPDPSAPPAGAKLVPLLLSLGAGLAVRFLAPRPAEVSLQAWQLLSIFLSTIAGLVLGPLPVGAWAFLGLTAAVATRTLPFAAAFSAFTNEVIWLIVISFFFARGFVKTGLGDRIATYFIKWLGSSTLGLSYGLTISEACIAPAMPSTTARAGGVFLPIIKSLSLSAGSKPNDPSSRKLGSYLVMTQFQAASNSSALFLTAAAQNLLCLKLAEELGIIVANPWVAWFKAASLPAIVSLLATPYLLYKIFPPEIKDTPEAPALAAEKLKRMGPVTKNEWVMIGTMLLAVSLWVFGDAIGVSSVVAAMLGLSILLLLGVLDWDDCLSEKSAWDTLSWFAVLVAMAGQLTNLGIVSWMSTSVAKMLSSFSLSWPAAFVVLEASYFLIHYLFASQTGHVGALFSAFLAMHLAAGVPGVLSALALAFNTNLFGALTHYSSGQAAVYFGAGYLELPDIFKLGFVTALINALIWGVVGTFWWKFLGLY, encoded by the exons atgGAGCGCCTCCGGATCGCCGTCTCCCACCGCCCGCCTCCGCTCCTTCCCGCCCCgaaccacctccgccgccgccagctctCCCTCCCCGCTCCCCTGCCCCTCCAGCTCGCCTCCAGCTCCCTCTCCTCCCGGCATCACCTCGCCCCCGCCCCCCGCCGCCACACCCCGCCTCTCCTCGCCTCCCAAACACCCAGCCCCAACCCCGACCCGGACCCCAGCGCGCCCCCGGCCGGCGCGAAGCTCGTCCCGCTCCTCCTCTCCCTGGGGGCCGGCCTCGCGGTGCGCTTCCTGGCGCCGCGGCCCGCGGAGGTGAGCCTGCAGGCGTGGCAGCTGCTCTCCATCTTCCTCTCCACCATCGCGGGGCTCGTGCTGGGCCCGCTCCCCGTGGGCGCCTGGGCCTTCCTCGgcctcaccgccgccgtcgccacgcGCACGCTccccttcgccgccgccttctccgcctTCACCAACGAGGTCATCTGGCTCATCgtcatctccttcttcttcgcgcGGGGCTTCGTCAAGACCGGCCTCGGCGACCGCATCGCCACATACTTCATCAAGTGGCTCGGGAGCAGCACCCTCGGGCTGTCCTACGGGCTCACCATCAGCGAGGCGTGCATCGCGCCCGCCATGCCCAGCACCACCGCCAGGGCCGGGGGCGTGTTCCTGCCCATCATCAAGTCGCTCTCCCTCTCGGCGGGCAGCAAGCCTAACGACCCCTCGTCGCGGAAGCTCGGGTCCTATCTCGTGATGACCCAATTTCAG GCCGCTAGTAACTCGAGTGCCCTCTTCCTGACAGCTGCTGCACAAAATCTGCTGTGCTTGAAGCTAGCAGAGGAGCTTGGTATAATAGTTGCTAATCCATGGGTAGCTTGGTTCAAGGCAGCTAGTTTGCCGGCTATTGTATCTCTACTAGCAACACCATACTTGCTATACAAAATCTTCCCCCCTGAAATAAAGGACACACCTGAAGCCCCAGCATTAGCTGCAGAGAAGCTGAAGCGCATGGGCCCAGTGACTAAGAATGAATGGGTAATGATTGGTACAATGCTTCTTGCAGTCTCATTATGGGTTTTTGG GGATGCTATTGGTGTATCTAGTGTTGTTGCTGCAATGCTTGGGCTCTCTATTCTTCTCCTGCTCGGTGTGCTAGACTGGGACGATTGCTTGAGTGAAAAGTCAGCCTGGGATACACTGTCCTGGTTTGCAGTTCTAGTTGCCATGGCAGGGCAGCTCACAAACCTCGGAATTGTGTCGTGGATGTCAACTTCTGTCGCCAAGATGCTTTCATCTTTCTCTTTGAGCTGGCCTGCGGCTTTCGTTGTTCTCGAGGCCTCCTACTTCCTCATCCACTATCTATTTGCGAGCCAAACTGGACATGTTGGAGCCCTGTTCTCTGCGTTTCTGGCCATGCATTTGGCGGCCGGTGTTCCCGGCGTGCTGTCTGCGCTTGCTTTGGCGTTCAACACGAACTTGTTTGGCGCGCTCACTCACTATAGCAGTGGGCAAGCTGCGGTGTACTTTGGAG CGGGGTATCTGGAGCTTCCGGATATATTCAAGCTGGGCTTCGTAACAGCCTTGATCAACGCTTTGATATGGGGAGTTGTTGGAACCTTTTGGTGGAAATTCCTGGGGCTATATTGA